From the Trifolium pratense cultivar HEN17-A07 linkage group LG4, ARS_RC_1.1, whole genome shotgun sequence genome, the window AACAGATCCAAAGCTTCCTGCTCCTACCAAGTTAGATGAAGAAAAACCATTGGTTGCTTCATGTAATTCACCATAAGTAACCCTCAAGTTCCCGTTTTGCAAAGATGGTGAAGAAGGTAACCTTTTGGTTTTTCTCGTAAGGAAATGGACAGTTATAAAAGCTATGAAAGAGAACAAAATCCCACCAATTACACTAATGAGGATAAGTTTctttttgagagattttttgtGTTTCTTGGAAGGCGCCCTAAAACATTTAGGAAGCTTCAATTGAGGTATCCCTCCACAAAGATTCTTATTTCCAGTTAGTGAAATTGTTGTGACATTGCTAAAGACACCTCCTAAGGGAACCTCACCATAGAGATTGTTAAATGATAAGTTCAACTTATACAAATATGTTAGATTTTCTAGTTCAAATGGGATTATGCTTGAGAAATTATTGCTAGAAAGGTCTAGGATTTCAAGTGATCTTAATGAGGAGGCCAAAAAGGAAGGTATACTTCCATGAAAAAAGTTTCTCTGCAACACAAGCTCTGTTAGTGTCAAACAAGCAGCAAGTGCATCAGGAATTTCACCTGACAACTTGTTTGCATACAGATACAATACGGAAAATTGCTTCAAGTTACCAAAATCTGAAGGAATGAGACCGGTTAACGAGTTATTGGACAAGTCAAgatttattaaatcttttagaTAGGAAAATGTTTGATTAGGTATATTGCCACTCAAGTTGTTGTCAGAAGCACCAAATGATTGCAACTTTGTGCAATATCTAAGAGTAAATGGAATGCTTCCTTCTAATTCATTGGAATGCAAGTAAAGATCAGACAACACAGTAAGATTGCCAATTACAATAGGGATGTTaccaaataaattattttcttgtaaGACCAATACTACTATATTCTTCAACATTCCAATAGAATATGGAATTGTTCCCTCAAGGAAATTTTTGCTCATGATAAAACCTGTTAGACCTATCAGTTGTCCAATTCCTTCTGGTATTCTTCCAGATATTTGGTTACTTGCCATACTAAGAAAAGTGAGATGGTTGGAAAAGTTGCCTATACGCTCTTGCAATACGCCACCAAATCTATTGTCATCCAACATTAGTTCTTGCAATACTGTACAATTGGTTAGCGAGTAAAGGAAATCCAAATCGGGAGCTCCTCCATTCCCAAAATTATTATTTCCAATGTGAAACCTGTGAAGTTTGCTTAAGGATCCCAAAGTTGGAGGTATTAGCCCATTAAAACCATTCCATGATATATCAAACCATCGCAATTTAGTGAGGTTGGATATTGAACATGGAAAAGTTCCGACAAAGTGGTTCCCTCCGACCAAGAAGGCTCGAAGGCTGGGGAAAGCAACATGTATATTTGATGGAAGATAACCGGAAAACTGGTTTTCTCCAAGGACAAAAACTTGAATATTTGACAGATTGTAAAGAGAATAAGGAATTTCTCCAGAAAAGTTATTTGAACCCAAATTTAGGTCTTTCAAATTTGACAACTTACCCAAGACACGAGGTATGCTTCCTTCCAATTGATTTCTTGCAAGTGTTATGTTTTGGAGTGATGAAATATTTCCTAGAGAAGGTGGAATAGTACCCACTAAATTATTTGCTCCAAGAAGCAACTTATTAAGCTGCATCATAGAACCAAACCATGATGGAATATGTCCAGTGAGCTGATTGTACAACAAGATAATTTCCTTAATATTGGTACAATTGCTTAGTTCAATAGGAATCTTACCATGAAACTTGTTCTTGCTCAAGTCAAGAACTTGCAACCTTTTCAAACGACCAACTTCTCTTGGAATTTCACCATGCAAATTGATGTTGGAAAGTTTGAGTTTTTTGAGAAATGTTAAATTTCCCAAGGCCGGTTCAAGAGTACCGCCCAAATTTTGATTTTCCAACTGCAAGACAAAGACTCTCATGTGGCGTCGACCACATGTAACACCCTCCCATTCACAAAAATGAAGAGATTCATTCCATGATGGAAGATAATCAGGTTCACCATTAGTAAGCTTTACTTTCAAAGAAAGCAAAGCATGTTTGTCAGTCACTGAACTCAAACTCAAAGCAAGAGCAACTGTTGTTGACAACGTAGCAAAATAGAGAAGAAACATGATATATGTCCTCATTTTGCAATTAGCTAGTGAATGTGTATTAGAAGTAGAAAACAATATTCTAGTGCTTGTTTTGAGCTATAATTTATCGATATAAAACAAAAGTATATGTaataagaaaattgatatattgtcctccttaatttatattttaaaaatgttgcTTTAGTACAGTATGAATCCGCGtgaaaatgtttgtttttgtgGTAAATGGTACGCTTGAAAATAACATGGACGTGTGAATTGGGGGCTAAGGTTCACTAGGAAGGAATAGAAGTATTATATGGATAGcaataatcaaaattattatattaaaatcatCATTGAGTACACGATTTGGTACCACACATATGGGATTGGATTGTCACGCAATAACTGTCCTAGTCGTCTGATCTGGAACCGACGATCGAGATTGTTTATGATTGATTTTACGATTGTGTGATCTGAACCGTCTGATTTAAAATCAACGATCCAGATCTAAAACAGTGTGAAACTGCGTGCTGCTTGTACAATAGCAAATCGAGGTCGGTCCCCATACATATAGCCTAATATGCAAGTTGGGCACTGATAGCGATTTATTGCagtaaaaaaactttttaccgTTATATTGTAGCTATTGATGATAAATTAGACGGTTCAGATTAATGCAACTCTAAAATTGCTCTAAACGATCTTGACTTTAGATTTTAAATCAGACGGTCATGATACAAAACAGTCTGAAAAAACTGTGTATTTTGACAACAGCAAATCATGTTCGGTTGGGGACTATGGCATATTGTTGGGTGACTGAATTGGAATGGAAGACTTGACTTTAAAGAGTAAACGTTTCACTAAAgagtaataataattataacCGGAAGATAACATAATTGTTAATGCGTTATGCGTTTATTATATTACTTACTCTTTGTTTGGATAGATCTCATCTCAAGAACATGGcaaaaaagtcaaattatttAGTTGCCAAATTCTTCCATTGTCTCATTATTTTTAGAACTTTAAGGGCCCGTTTAGTGTGCATGATAGGATAAAGATAAGATATGATAATAAGTTGGATAAGAATATGATTGAATAGTGACAGGATAAACACatatcttatcatgtgtttGATGCACATAGAATAAGAAAGATgatatcattattttatcatatcccGTGTTTAGTGCACACTTGATATTGACATGATAAAATACATgttatatttaaatgacaaaattattcttGTGAACATAAAAGGGTCATAACTTtgacataaacataaatataaatcaatcattaggaacaaaatattaaaaaaaaaagtttgtgaaGATGAAACATCCCATTTCTATTTTTagagactaaaataaaaaaattcactatAATTTTAAGCaagaaaaactttttttttattttttaaaaaatataacaaataaaccacgaattaacattttaatcaaataaaacaaTTACAGTATAGTAATCAATGACAAATATAAATACatagtattataaaaaaatttactgcAAGTTCGACTCCGTTCATGACTTATTCTCAGATCTTTTACTTTCaatcataaataatattaaaaaaatatcgcatagttattattttatttcaaagtttgatattaaaaatgatttaacaatattagttttcataaaacaaaattgCCAAACAATAATTACTTGCATATATGTTAACCAACAACATTTTCAAACAATATACCATGCATTTATTGAAACCAACTACAAACACAAATTGTTATCACAATACATTGCAATTgatggattaaaaaaaaaacacattgaaaataaattttcttatcACAGTATCAATTATTCCTAACATGGAAACTTTGATTTGATCTCATTTAGCTTAACTATAACATCTTTTATCAGCATTCGATGAGTAGGAAACTCTTCTGAACATGCAACTCCAATTCCAGCAAACATCACCAAACactttttgattttgttttcaaCAATTCCTGTTTGATCTTCAACAAATGGTAAAAGCAAATGTGAATCTACTATCTCAAGGATTCCTTCTGGAATTTTCATCTTGCAAAATTTGTGTAGGCTTAGATTCTCATTAAACATGTTATTTATCGGCCTCTTTCCGGTGAGCATTTCTAAAAGAAGAATCCCGTAGCTGTAGATATCTCCCTGGAGTGATACTTGACCACCTGCTCCATACTCTTTTCAACCaacaatttcaaatatttaggaaaaattgaacaaaatgtAACACTTTAATTAAAAGAATTTGAATGAGATTATTGTCAAAGTCAGGACTAAAAAATTTGAGTGGCATTGCTAAAAAAGTAATTACTTTGAAATAGTACACGTTGTAATAATTTCTATATAATCTAAACAAGAATAAATTATCATGGCTAACAATTTGATGGATAGTAATAAGCAAGAGATATAAAGAACTTACCAGGAGGAACATATCCTATAGTTCCCTTAATTATTGTGGAGGAACTAATTTGATCATTAGTTGAATGTCCTATCCCTCCATGAATGAGCCTTGCTAAGCCAAAGTCTCCCAAGTGGGCTATAAAGTCATCATCAAGAAGAACATTGCTTGGCTTAATATCACAGTGAACTACGGCTTGCTCTGTATCATTGTGTAGATAATCAAGTGCATGAGCTACATCAAGAGCAATGTCTACCCTTTGTTTGAAGCTGAGATAATGATTGCCAGACTCTTCACTATCATACAATAACTTTTCTAGACTCCCATTAGGCATGAACTCGAAAACTATAGCTTTAAAGTCTTCACCATTATAATCAACACTTGAACAACAAGTTAGGACCTTGACAAGATTCCGGTGCTTCATATTTGCTAGAGCTTTGCATTCTGCCATGAAACTCTTTGCTGCTCCACGTGTTTGAAGATTCAACACCTTTACAACGATAGGTCTTTCAAAGTGGAGAAGTGATCCTTTGTAAACAGATCCAAAGCTTCCTGCTCCTACCAAGTTAGATGAAGAAAAACCATTGGTTGCTTCATGTAATTCACCATAAGTAACCCTCAAGTTCCCGTTTTGCAAAGATGGTGAAGAAGGTAACCTTTTGGTTTTTCTCGTAAGGAAATGGACAGTTATAAAAGCTATGAAAGAGAACAAAATCCCACCAATTACACTAATGAGGATAAGTTTctttttgagagattttttgtGTTTCTTGGAAGGCGCCCTAAAACATTTAGGAAGCTTCAATTGAGGTATCCCTCCACAAAGATTCTTATTTCCAGTTAGTGAAATTCTTGTGACATTGCTAAAGACACCTCCTATGGGAACCTCACCATAGAGATTGTTAAATGATAAGTCCAACTTATTCAAAAATGTTAGATTTTCTAGTTCAAATGGGATTATGCTTGAGAAATTATTGTTAGAAAGGTCTAGGATTTCAAGTGATCTTAAAGAGGAGCCCAAGAACAAAGGTATAGTTCCATGGAAGAAGTTTCCACCCAACACAAGTTGTGTCAAATCTATGCAAGAAGCTAAATCGTTAGGAATTTCACCAGACAATTTATTTAAGCTTAGATACAATTGCGAAATATGTTTCAAGTTACCAAACTCTGAAGGAATAGGGCCGGTGAAGGAGTTGTTGGACAAGCCAAGATAAATTAAACCATCTAGATAGCCAAATGTTTGATCCGGAATATGACCACTCAATTTGTTACTAGAGAAACTTAACTCCTGCATTTGGGTGCAATTTCTTAATGAAATTGGAATGCTTCCTTCCAATTTGTTTCCAGATAGATCTAGTTGGGATAACATAGTAAGATTACCAATGACTATAGGGATGTAACCAGATAATTTGTTATCTTCAAAGCCCAATGATCCTATATCCTTAAGCTTTCTTATTGAATCTGGAATTGTTCCCTCTAGGAAATTGTTTCCAATTTCTAAGTCAGTTAAACCAATTAGTTGTCCAATTCTTTCTGGTATCACTCCATGTATTTGATTATATTCCATATGAAGCAAACTGAGATGGGTGGAAAAGTTTCCTATAATGTTCGGCAACACACCACCAAATCCattgtcaaaaatatatatctttgaCAATTGAGTAGAGTTGGTTAGCGATGAAAGAAAATCCAAATCATGAGCTCCTCCACTACCAAAATTATTACCTCCGATATTAAACCATTCAAGTTTATTTAATTGACCCAAAGTATGAGGTATTGACCCAACAAAAGTATTGTATGATATATCCAACATTTGGAGTTCAGTGAGGTTGGATAATGAAGACGGAAAAGTTCCGCTTATTTGGTTGCCTCCAATAATGAATTCATTAAGATTGGGAAAAGCAAGATGCATATTTGATGGAAGACTATCGAAAAGATTGTTTCCCCCAATATCCAAAACTTGAATATTTGATAGGTTGTAAAGAGAATTAGGGATTTCACCTAACAAATTATTTGAATCTAAATTCAGTATTTTCAAATTTGACAACCTATCCAAAGAATAAGGTATGCTTCCTTTCAAGTGATTTTGTGCAAGTGATAAATTTTCGAGTGATGAAACATTTCCCAGGGAAGATGGAATAGTTCCAAAGAGATTATTGGCACCGAGATTCAACTGAGTAAGTTGCATCATTGACTCAAACCATGTCGGAATTCTTCCAGAGAGTTGGTTGCTGTGCAAGAAAATTACCTTGATAGCTGTGCAATTTGTGAGCTCCATAGGAATTTCGCCATGAAGATTGTTATCgtttaagttaagaacttgcaATCGCTTTAAACGACCAATTTGACTTGGAATTTCACCATACAAATTGACATTTTTAAGTCGTAGTATTCTCAGAAATGTTAGATTTCCCACGGATGGTCCAAGAGTACCACTCAATATTTGATTTTCCAAATGCAAGGCAACGACTCTCATATGACGACGACCACATGTAACACCCTGCCATTCACAGAAATGTTGAGACTCATTCCATGATGGAAGAGAATCTGGTGCACCATTTATAAGCTTTTCTTTCAATGCAAGCAAAGCAAGCTTATCAGTCTCTGTACTCAAAGCAAGAGCAACTGTTGCAAATGGCATGCAATACACCAATATTTGGAAACAAAAGTAGAGAAGAAACGTCATAAAAGACCTCATTTTTCTATTGCAGCTTTGATATTTTACTAGATATATGCAGCTTTGAGTTTTTATTAGATATATAAAGAGAAGTTTTGTGCACCACTAGGTAAGTGTTTTGTGGTCGAATGTGACAAATGAAACCGTCATGGCTAATTCCACGAACGTGGAGAGCACACCATCATTGACTACCTAAAAGTTAGATTCCACACATATGATATGACAGAATCCAAACTCCATAGTACATATGGGTATAATCGGATCAGAAAAATCCACTTGAACCGTCGATCCAAACCAATCCAGTTCGGCTCATTTGATTCAcgaactaacttttttttttgggctaCTCCACCAATTTATATGGTTCGAGAGggtcagttctaacatcaagtggttcacAAGCTGacttgattatatatataacccttaaaaatatatttttaaataacccttcaaaaatgattttaaatttatatatttgattttatacatttatatttataggattgatatttttttttcttcagatatataattaattttatatatttagataattgataatatatataatactttaaagaaactaagaccatctccaatgatgtagtacctattaggtactcatggtacttattaggtactatcattGGAGCAATATCCATTTGAGTAGCTAATATGTACTGGTTCTACAATAAGTATTAgtacttattttgtttttgtgggtcccatttataatgatgtataatTATTGGTGAGATGTGTTATTGGTAGGGCCtgtttagaactttttaagagatgttgagttggagggattgagtacttattaggtactattattaaaaaattataaatgagtgatgtgtacacggGGTGCagttaagtactaaaaaatgagtatctccattgtggatgctctaagacaaacacttaacaataatagaaaatggaaaataatagaaaaaaaattcatgtcgAACTCTTGAGTTGAGTTTCGAGTTGAAAATGAACTGAACATGAACTGAACCTAATGAGCCGAAGCGAACTGTTCGTGAACTCTAAACGAGCCAAACTCGAGCTTAAAAAAATGTTCGTATCAAACTCGAGCGAAGTTTCGAGTCGAACTAATTCTTATTGAGTCAAATCGAGTTCAGACAGGTTCGATTCGACTCGACTCATTTCCACACCTACATGATCTATATGATCAAATAAACTTTTAATataacggtagattttataaaattcgttaTAGTAGTATTTGTAACTTGTACATGTGAAGTCTTTCACAATAGACTTGACCTAGAAGATAATCCTCAAGCTAACTTTAGTCCAATGGACAAGTTGGGGAGTCGTTGGGGACCATGGCTTGTTGGGTTGACCGACTAGGAATGAAAgacttataataattattaatgcGCTTATTTGTTACTCACTTTGTTTCTTTATCAAAGTTTgtattagcttatttttaaaattatacaaaatagcttatgcaaataaataaggttttatgttaatttatatgtTTCTACTAACGAAAActgaatttttataaactattttttcataaactacattgacaaacttataataatatatgaaaatttatttatttgagtagCATAAGCTCAAATATAAACCGATGAAAAACGGGCCCTAAGACATTGTCAATCTTCCATTGAACACGATTATTTTACCTCAAGAGCGGACACCTCAAGAGATGCCACTCAACATGAACCAGAAGCATCCGACATCGCATCTTCACCTCGCTTTATTGGACGAGCATAAGAGAGATTGCACCTTAACTCGTAGAAAGAGCATGGGCTATCAGGGTTTTTACCTAAAAACCATTTTCCGGAGGAAAGTTTCACCTTATCCACAAGATTATCAACCGATGAAGACTCACCgacaaagataatatcattCCGAAAAGTCCAAATAAACCACATAACATCATACCATATTAGAACCATACCTAACCATACTTGACGCCCCACATCCATCCCAAAAACCTCATAAACATGcattaattaaaatgttaacTACCACAAggtctaaaataattttagtatCTTTACTTTTCTTAACCAGTATGTCAGAAATATTAGTTAGTATTTTCCTTAATTTCTTATTATATATGATGTTGGGTCTTCATTATATAATAAGAttctcttcaaaaaaaaaatttaaaaaaggtTATTAAATGTggataaatttataattttctattAAACTTTATGGTCTAGGCTTTCggaaatataataagaaatacACTATAGATTTCATTTAAATGCAAGGAAAATtttataatactccctccagttCTTTATATAAGGaacattttggaaaaaaaaattgatctttttataagaaactttgatcaattttcaaatgttttaaatgtttgatttcacttatgcccttatttattatgagagataatattaaaaataagtaagttagttgaattaagattaattaaataagggtatatatggaATAAGTTTAAACTTATAGGAGtcttaaatgaaaataactatttacAATGTGGTTTTTTGGTCtgcgtaatttttttaaagtgttccttataaaaaggaccggagggagtactgaataagaaattatttaaaatatatgaaaaaatatattttatacttttttaattATAGTATTAGAGTATTTAAGACATAAATTTATATTGATTAAAGAAATAGTTGGAATTCCCAAAGTGATACATTCTCTAAGAAAAATAGAAGTCCTTTCATTAATAtt encodes:
- the LOC123921123 gene encoding probable LRR receptor-like serine/threonine-protein kinase At3g47570 produces the protein MRSFMTFLLYFCFQILVYCMPFATVALALSTETDKLALLALKEKLINGAPDSLPSWNESQHFCEWQGVTCGRRHMRVVALHLENQILSGTLGPSVGNLTFLRILRLKNVNLYGEIPSQIGRLKRLQVLNLNDNNLHGEIPMELTNCTAIKVIFLHSNQLSGRIPTWFESMMQLTQLNLGANNLFGTIPSSLGNVSSLENLSLAQNHLKGSIPYSLDRLSNLKILNLDSNNLLGEIPNSLYNLSNIQVLDIGGNNLFDSLPSNMHLAFPNLNEFIIGGNQISGTFPSSLSNLTELQMLDISYNTFVGSIPHTLGQLNKLEWFNIGGNNFGSGGAHDLDFLSSLTNSTQLSKIYIFDNGFGGVLPNIIGNFSTHLSLLHMEYNQIHGVIPERIGQLIGLTDLEIGNNFLEGTIPDSIRKLKDIGSLGFEDNKLSGYIPIVIGNLTMLSQLDLSGNKLEGSIPISLRNCTQMQELSFSSNKLSGHIPDQTFGYLDGLIYLGLSNNSFTGPIPSEFGNLKHISQLYLSLNKLSGEIPNDLASCIDLTQLVLGGNFFHGTIPLFLGSSLRSLEILDLSNNNFSSIIPFELENLTFLNKLDLSFNNLYGEVPIGGVFSNVTRISLTGNKNLCGGIPQLKLPKCFRAPSKKHKKSLKKKLILISVIGGILFSFIAFITVHFLTRKTKRLPSSPSLQNGNLRVTYGELHEATNGFSSSNLVGAGSFGSVYKGSLLHFERPIVVKVLNLQTRGAAKSFMAECKALANMKHRNLVKVLTCCSSVDYNGEDFKAIVFEFMPNGSLEKLLYDSEESGNHYLSFKQRVDIALDVAHALDYLHNDTEQAVVHCDIKPSNVLLDDDFIAHLGDFGLARLIHGGIGHSTNDQISSSTIIKGTIGYVPPEYGAGGQVSLQGDIYSYGILLLEMLTGKRPINNMFNENLSLHKFCKMKIPEGILEIVDSHLLLPFVEDQTGIVENKIKKCLVMFAGIGVACSEEFPTHRMLIKDVIVKLNEIKSKFPC
- the LOC123921121 gene encoding probable LRR receptor-like serine/threonine-protein kinase At3g47570 isoform X2; the encoded protein is MLNKLLLGANNLVGTIPPSLGNISSLQNITLARNQLEGSIPRVLGKLSNLKDLNLGSNNFSGEIPYSLYNLSNIQVFVLGENQFSGYLPSNIHVAFPSLRAFLVGGNHFVGTFPCSISNLTKLRWFDISWNGFNGLIPPTLGSLSKLHRFHIGNNNFGNGGAPDLDFLYSLTNCTVLQELMLDDNRFGGVLQERIGNFSNHLTFLSMASNQISGRIPEGIGQLIGLTGFIMSKNFLEGTIPYSIGMLKNIVVLVLQENNLFGNIPIVIGNLTVLSDLYLHSNELEGSIPFTLRYCTKLQSFGASDNNLSGNIPNQTFSYLKDLINLDLSNNSLTGLIPSDFGNLKQFSVLYLYANKLSGEIPDALAACLTLTELVLQRNFFHGSIPSFLASSLRSLEILDLSSNNFSSIIPFELENLTYLYKLNLSFNNLYGEVPLGGVFSNVTTISLTGNKNLCGGIPQLKLPKCFRAPSKKHKKSLKKKLILISVIGGILFSFIAFITVHFLTRKTKRLPSSPSLQNGNLRVTYGELHEATNGFSSSNLVGAGSFGSVYKGSLLHFERPIVVKVLNLQTRGAAKSFMAECKALANMKHRNLVKVLTCCSSVDYNGEDFKAIVFEFMPNGSLEKLLYDSEGSGNHNLSFKQRVDIAIDVAHALDYLHDDTEQAVVHCDIKPSNVLLDDDFVAHLGDFGLARLIHGGIGHSNNDQVSSSTIIKGTIGYVPPEYGAGGPVSPEGDIYSYGILLLEMLTGKKPTNNMFYENLSLHKFCKMKISEDILDIVDSCLLIPFAEDQTRVVENNIKQCLMMFAETGVACSEEFPSQRMLIKDVILKLLAIKQKLSC
- the LOC123921121 gene encoding probable LRR receptor-like serine/threonine-protein kinase At3g47570 isoform X1 — encoded protein: MRTYIMFLLYFATLSTTVALALSLSSVTDKHALLSLKVKLTNGEPDYLPSWNESLHFCEWEGVTCGRRHMRVFVLQLENQNLGGTLEPALGNLTFLKKLKLSNINLHGEIPREVGRLKRLQVLDLSKNKFHGKIPIELSNCTNIKEIILLYNQLTGHIPSWFGSMMQLNKLLLGANNLVGTIPPSLGNISSLQNITLARNQLEGSIPRVLGKLSNLKDLNLGSNNFSGEIPYSLYNLSNIQVFVLGENQFSGYLPSNIHVAFPSLRAFLVGGNHFVGTFPCSISNLTKLRWFDISWNGFNGLIPPTLGSLSKLHRFHIGNNNFGNGGAPDLDFLYSLTNCTVLQELMLDDNRFGGVLQERIGNFSNHLTFLSMASNQISGRIPEGIGQLIGLTGFIMSKNFLEGTIPYSIGMLKNIVVLVLQENNLFGNIPIVIGNLTVLSDLYLHSNELEGSIPFTLRYCTKLQSFGASDNNLSGNIPNQTFSYLKDLINLDLSNNSLTGLIPSDFGNLKQFSVLYLYANKLSGEIPDALAACLTLTELVLQRNFFHGSIPSFLASSLRSLEILDLSSNNFSSIIPFELENLTYLYKLNLSFNNLYGEVPLGGVFSNVTTISLTGNKNLCGGIPQLKLPKCFRAPSKKHKKSLKKKLILISVIGGILFSFIAFITVHFLTRKTKRLPSSPSLQNGNLRVTYGELHEATNGFSSSNLVGAGSFGSVYKGSLLHFERPIVVKVLNLQTRGAAKSFMAECKALANMKHRNLVKVLTCCSSVDYNGEDFKAIVFEFMPNGSLEKLLYDSEGSGNHNLSFKQRVDIAIDVAHALDYLHDDTEQAVVHCDIKPSNVLLDDDFVAHLGDFGLARLIHGGIGHSNNDQVSSSTIIKGTIGYVPPEYGAGGPVSPEGDIYSYGILLLEMLTGKKPTNNMFYENLSLHKFCKMKISEDILDIVDSCLLIPFAEDQTRVVENNIKQCLMMFAETGVACSEEFPSQRMLIKDVILKLLAIKQKLSC